One region of Arthrobacter sp. StoSoilB22 genomic DNA includes:
- a CDS encoding styrene monooxygenase/indole monooxygenase family protein, producing MTQRHITIVGAGQSGLQLGIGLLDAGYQVTTISNRTSEEIAGGKVASSQCIFHNALENERALGLDFWPDAPTVDGISFTIPHPELPGEKAISWASRLDNHAKSIDQRVKFPKFMEEFTARGGELVFEDAGLAELEKYTQTSDLVIVAAGKGEIAQLFTRDAERSTYDAPQRALALTYVTGLKPREEYSAVSFNLIPGIGEYFVFPALTTTGPCEIMVFEGVPGGPMDTWKGLSPEEHLENSKNILSKFLPWEAERATNVELTDPNGVLQGRFAPTVRHPIATLPSGRQVLGLADVVVLNDPITGQGSNNASKCAASYLDSITRHGNGAYDASFMQATFERYWDYAQHVAHWTNALLAPPPPHVLELLGAANSEPDIAHRFANGFNHPPEFQDWFMYPDKAAGYLADLSAAKVS from the coding sequence ATGACGCAACGCCACATCACCATCGTCGGGGCCGGCCAGTCCGGGCTTCAGCTGGGCATCGGACTCCTGGACGCCGGCTACCAGGTGACCACCATCTCCAACCGCACGTCCGAGGAAATTGCTGGCGGCAAAGTAGCCTCCAGCCAATGCATCTTCCACAACGCACTTGAGAACGAGCGGGCCCTCGGCCTGGACTTCTGGCCCGATGCTCCCACCGTGGACGGCATCTCCTTCACCATCCCCCACCCCGAGCTGCCGGGTGAGAAGGCGATCAGCTGGGCCTCACGACTGGACAACCACGCCAAGTCCATCGATCAGCGGGTGAAGTTCCCCAAGTTCATGGAAGAGTTCACAGCCCGCGGCGGCGAGCTGGTCTTCGAAGATGCCGGTTTGGCTGAGCTGGAAAAGTACACGCAGACCTCGGACCTGGTGATCGTGGCGGCCGGCAAGGGTGAGATCGCCCAACTGTTCACCCGCGACGCCGAACGCAGCACCTACGATGCCCCGCAGCGCGCCCTGGCCTTGACCTATGTGACGGGCCTGAAACCCCGCGAAGAGTACTCGGCGGTCTCGTTCAACCTCATTCCGGGCATAGGTGAGTACTTCGTGTTCCCCGCGCTGACCACCACCGGTCCTTGCGAAATCATGGTCTTCGAAGGCGTGCCCGGCGGCCCGATGGACACATGGAAGGGGCTCAGCCCGGAGGAACACCTGGAGAACTCCAAGAACATCCTCTCGAAGTTCCTGCCGTGGGAAGCCGAGCGTGCCACGAATGTGGAACTGACCGATCCCAACGGTGTCCTTCAAGGCCGGTTCGCCCCCACCGTCCGCCACCCGATTGCCACACTGCCTAGCGGCAGGCAGGTACTGGGCCTGGCCGACGTCGTGGTGTTGAACGATCCCATCACCGGGCAGGGCTCCAACAACGCGAGCAAGTGCGCGGCGTCGTATCTGGACAGCATCACCCGGCACGGCAATGGCGCCTACGATGCGAGCTTCATGCAGGCAACCTTCGAGCGCTATTGGGATTACGCGCAGCACGTTGCACACTGGACAAATGCCCTCCTGGCCCCGCCTCCGCCGCATGTCCTGGAGCTGCTGGGTGCTGCGAACAGCGAACCGGACATCGCGCACCGCTTCGCCAACGGCTTCAACCATCCTCCGGAATTCCAGGATTGGTTCATGTACCCGGACAAAGCCGCGGGCTACCTCGCAGACCTTTCCGCCGCCAAAGTTTCGTAG
- a CDS encoding SDR family oxidoreductase gives MSALEGRTAIVTGGATKVGQGVVTSLRDAGATVVVADIAPDGDTLTKALGEGIHYSHTDITDDAAVSELVEETVALYGGLGVLVNLACTYKDDGAASGRADWLEALNVNLVSAVVASNAARPYLKASGHGAIINFTSISSSVAQTGRWLYPASKAALVQVTRSMAVDFAEDGIRVNSVSPGWVWSNIMDSLSNGNLQKTDSVAAPFHALKRVGRPHEVGDVVAFLASDQASFVTGADWAVDGGYSALGPERAEEAIPLLAAN, from the coding sequence ATGTCAGCACTCGAAGGCAGGACGGCAATCGTCACCGGTGGGGCCACCAAGGTGGGGCAAGGCGTGGTGACCTCATTGCGCGACGCCGGAGCCACGGTGGTGGTTGCGGATATAGCTCCCGACGGCGACACCCTCACCAAAGCTCTCGGGGAAGGGATTCACTATTCCCACACGGACATCACCGACGATGCCGCAGTCAGCGAACTGGTGGAGGAAACCGTGGCCCTCTACGGCGGGCTCGGCGTCCTGGTAAACCTCGCCTGTACCTACAAGGACGACGGCGCAGCCTCCGGGCGAGCCGACTGGCTCGAAGCACTCAACGTCAATCTGGTCAGCGCCGTGGTGGCGAGCAATGCGGCCCGACCCTACCTCAAGGCGTCCGGCCACGGTGCCATCATCAACTTCACCTCCATTTCCAGCTCGGTGGCCCAGACCGGCCGATGGCTCTATCCGGCCAGCAAAGCAGCCCTGGTTCAGGTGACCCGCAGCATGGCCGTGGACTTCGCAGAAGACGGCATCCGCGTGAATTCCGTCAGCCCCGGCTGGGTCTGGAGCAACATCATGGACTCCCTCAGCAACGGGAACCTCCAAAAGACAGACTCGGTTGCGGCCCCCTTCCACGCCCTCAAGCGGGTCGGCCGCCCGCACGAGGTGGGTGACGTCGTCGCTTTCCTCGCCAGTGACCAAGCAAGTTTCGTCACCGGTGCCGATTGGGCCGTTGACGGCGGCTATTCCGCCTTGGGACCGGAACGAGCCGAAGAGGCTATTCCCCTGCTCGCAGCAAACTAA
- a CDS encoding thiamine pyrophosphate-binding protein yields MSAEVRVSTLVGRTLAKLGVGHVFGVVGSGNFDVTGTLMAEGIPFTAARHEGGAATMADAYSRMSGKVGVVTTHQGCGLSNAITGIGEAAKSRTPMIVLTADTQAAAIRSNFKIDQDALARSVGAVAERIHSPATAVADTVRAYRTAVNERRTVVLSLPLDIQSGTAADEVSAVVVPEPLKIRPDAAAVEQLVALIAAAERPVFVAGRGGRGARDEILALAQHAGALVATSAVASGLFNGDSHNLGISGGFSSPATAEFISGADLIVGWGCALNMWTMRHGRLISAGTTVVQIDVEDAALGANRPITLGVLGDSALTAADALTALRTVQSEPAGKYRTEANALAIKQSSRWRDVSTADLSTATSIDPRVLTRELDSMLPSERIVAVDSGNFMGYPSQYLAVPDEFGFCFTQAFQAIGLGLYTAIGAALAQPHRLPVLGAGDGGFLMGISELETAARLKLPLVCIVYNDAAYGAEVHHFASEHSEAELSSVVFPETDIAAIARGFGAEGVTVRTVADLEAIRPWIAVYEAGTQDRPLVIDAKIASDGGSWWLAEAFQGH; encoded by the coding sequence ATGAGCGCGGAAGTAAGGGTCTCCACCCTGGTGGGCAGGACGCTGGCGAAGCTCGGCGTCGGGCACGTTTTCGGCGTGGTGGGCTCCGGTAACTTCGATGTCACCGGCACGCTCATGGCGGAAGGTATTCCGTTCACGGCGGCCCGCCACGAGGGCGGTGCCGCCACTATGGCCGACGCCTATTCGCGGATGTCCGGCAAGGTGGGTGTGGTCACTACCCATCAGGGCTGCGGACTGAGCAACGCCATCACCGGGATCGGGGAGGCAGCCAAAAGCCGGACGCCGATGATCGTGCTCACCGCCGATACCCAGGCCGCTGCCATCCGCTCCAACTTCAAGATCGACCAGGACGCCCTGGCCCGCAGCGTAGGAGCCGTGGCCGAACGGATCCACTCCCCCGCCACAGCTGTGGCGGACACCGTCAGGGCTTACCGCACCGCGGTGAATGAGCGTCGCACGGTGGTTTTGAGCCTGCCGCTGGACATCCAAAGTGGCACTGCGGCAGATGAGGTGAGTGCCGTCGTCGTGCCTGAGCCGTTGAAGATCCGCCCTGACGCTGCCGCCGTTGAGCAACTGGTGGCACTCATTGCCGCCGCGGAACGGCCCGTGTTCGTTGCCGGACGCGGAGGACGGGGTGCCCGGGACGAAATCCTGGCACTGGCACAGCATGCCGGCGCGCTGGTGGCAACCTCGGCAGTGGCGAGCGGGCTATTCAACGGCGACTCCCACAACCTCGGCATCTCCGGCGGTTTTTCCTCGCCTGCCACGGCGGAGTTCATCAGCGGTGCGGACCTGATTGTGGGCTGGGGTTGCGCGCTGAACATGTGGACCATGCGCCACGGTCGGCTCATTTCGGCTGGCACCACTGTGGTGCAGATCGACGTCGAAGATGCCGCCCTGGGTGCCAACCGGCCCATCACCCTGGGTGTGCTGGGTGATTCGGCGCTGACGGCTGCGGATGCCCTGACGGCGCTGCGGACCGTGCAATCCGAGCCCGCTGGGAAGTATCGCACCGAAGCCAACGCTCTGGCCATCAAACAGAGCTCACGGTGGCGGGACGTTTCCACAGCGGATCTGTCCACGGCAACCTCCATCGATCCCCGAGTCCTCACCCGGGAACTCGATTCGATGCTCCCATCCGAGCGGATCGTGGCCGTGGATTCGGGCAACTTCATGGGCTACCCCAGCCAATACCTTGCTGTGCCGGACGAGTTCGGTTTCTGCTTCACGCAGGCATTCCAAGCCATCGGGCTGGGCCTGTACACAGCGATTGGTGCTGCCCTCGCGCAGCCACACCGGCTGCCGGTACTGGGCGCCGGTGACGGCGGGTTCCTCATGGGAATCAGCGAGTTGGAGACCGCCGCGAGGCTGAAACTACCCCTGGTGTGCATCGTCTACAACGACGCCGCCTACGGGGCCGAGGTCCACCACTTCGCTTCGGAGCACTCGGAGGCCGAGCTCTCCAGCGTCGTGTTCCCGGAAACGGACATCGCCGCGATCGCGCGCGGATTCGGCGCCGAAGGCGTGACGGTGCGGACCGTGGCGGATCTGGAAGCGATTCGCCCGTGGATTGCCGTCTACGAAGCCGGGACCCAGGACCGGCCCCTGGTGATCGACGCAAAGATAGCGTCCGACGGCGGATCGTGGTGGCTGGCCGAGGCCTTCCAGGGCCACTAA
- a CDS encoding cyclase family protein translates to MSVLAGLTAALSSGSVEIIDLTTPLSSETPILNLPQPFANTVGLSVSPVSNFDDAGPAWAWNDVTVGEHAGTHLDAPVHWITGKDGKSVDQIEPHRLVGPLVVIDKTAEAAADPDFLLEPEHFEQWQQEHGAFPENCWVIFRTGWAARGADAAAFVNADDAGPHTPGVSAAGAKWLAGNASISGFGVETVGIDAGQAGGLDPMFPVHSFLLGADKYGVTSLRNVDRLPVTGATLVVAPLPIVGGTGSPSRVYALVEKGTVERA, encoded by the coding sequence ATGTCTGTTCTGGCCGGGCTCACTGCAGCCCTCTCGAGTGGTTCCGTGGAAATCATCGATCTCACCACGCCGCTCAGTTCCGAGACCCCCATCCTGAACCTGCCGCAGCCGTTCGCGAACACCGTGGGCTTGTCGGTTTCACCGGTGAGTAATTTCGACGACGCCGGTCCGGCTTGGGCGTGGAACGACGTCACAGTGGGCGAACACGCAGGCACGCACCTGGATGCACCGGTCCACTGGATCACGGGCAAGGACGGCAAATCCGTGGACCAGATTGAACCACACCGCCTGGTGGGGCCGCTGGTGGTGATCGACAAGACCGCTGAAGCTGCCGCGGATCCGGACTTCCTTCTGGAACCGGAGCACTTTGAACAGTGGCAGCAAGAGCACGGCGCGTTCCCGGAGAACTGTTGGGTCATCTTCCGGACGGGCTGGGCGGCTCGAGGCGCTGACGCTGCGGCTTTCGTCAACGCGGACGACGCCGGACCCCACACTCCCGGGGTCTCCGCCGCGGGTGCCAAGTGGCTTGCCGGTAACGCCTCGATCAGTGGCTTTGGCGTGGAAACCGTGGGCATCGACGCCGGTCAGGCAGGTGGCTTGGATCCGATGTTCCCGGTTCATTCGTTCCTGCTCGGCGCTGACAAGTATGGCGTCACCTCGCTGCGGAATGTAGATCGACTTCCTGTCACCGGTGCCACGTTGGTGGTTGCTCCGTTGCCGATCGTGGGCGGCACGGGTAGCCCCAGCCGTGTGTACGCACTGGTGGAAAAGGGCACGGTGGAGCGAGCATGA
- a CDS encoding nucleotidyltransferase domain-containing protein → MRLQNPLTAISPSLDMGALYVLARADADFTAPGICSLLPEPSSLAGVRKALARLVDQGIVLEKVAGRTHIFRLNRHHLLAKAVEEMASAKDHLIERIRTEIELWEFAPIVVTIYGSAARNDMRNDSDIDLFIALPNDVNELQAETRIATLAGEISAWTGNDTRPFVFLESEVAPSSIFESIIDEGDTLFGDGTWLRRVLRAGSGA, encoded by the coding sequence TTGCGCCTGCAGAACCCCTTGACTGCCATCAGCCCGTCGCTGGATATGGGTGCGCTGTACGTCCTTGCGCGGGCTGATGCCGACTTCACCGCCCCCGGCATCTGCAGCCTCCTTCCCGAGCCCAGCTCACTCGCCGGAGTCCGCAAGGCACTCGCCCGCTTGGTCGATCAAGGCATTGTCCTAGAGAAAGTTGCCGGAAGAACCCACATTTTCCGCCTCAATCGTCATCACCTCTTGGCCAAAGCAGTCGAGGAGATGGCCAGCGCAAAAGACCATCTCATCGAGCGCATTCGGACCGAGATCGAGTTGTGGGAATTCGCGCCGATTGTCGTCACGATTTATGGCTCGGCCGCACGTAATGACATGCGAAACGATAGCGACATAGACCTGTTCATCGCCCTTCCGAACGACGTCAACGAGTTGCAGGCCGAAACCAGAATAGCCACTCTGGCCGGCGAAATCAGCGCCTGGACGGGCAACGACACGCGGCCTTTTGTCTTCCTGGAGTCGGAAGTAGCGCCTTCGTCGATTTTCGAGTCCATCATCGATGAGGGCGACACACTTTTCGGCGATGGAACGTGGTTGCGCCGCGTTCTCCGCGCTGGCAGTGGCGCTTAG
- a CDS encoding AraC family transcriptional regulator, giving the protein MATTDVDEAHARIAELFCSHELAPLTHQSSVDMKLRSLHRGDVGIEFLDYGADVRIEPEGLQDFHLVQIPLAGHASMKVGASTVESGPRMATVPPLHRPFSMSWDGGSPHLIVYVRRSAVERVAGQLYGHDTVDLGYGMDLSGAAGRAFLRSVVELHDDMISQPRTTAPAFVQGLLADSMVSRLLMAMELPGDETRDAESESRLVREFRELLDRHAFEELTVPDIAECLGVSVRTLQTALRAETGATPSELLRSIRLDRAREMLLEASPREQSVTAIAELCGFTHQGRFSALYVKAFGELPSESLRR; this is encoded by the coding sequence ATGGCCACCACTGACGTGGACGAGGCACACGCCAGGATCGCCGAACTGTTCTGCAGCCACGAGCTTGCACCACTGACGCACCAGTCCTCGGTGGACATGAAGTTGCGCTCCCTGCACCGGGGTGACGTGGGGATCGAGTTCCTGGACTACGGAGCCGACGTCCGGATTGAGCCCGAGGGCCTGCAGGATTTCCACCTGGTGCAGATCCCGTTGGCAGGGCACGCATCCATGAAGGTGGGTGCCAGCACGGTGGAGTCGGGTCCCCGGATGGCCACTGTTCCTCCGCTCCACCGGCCCTTCTCCATGAGCTGGGACGGCGGAAGTCCGCACCTCATTGTCTACGTGCGTCGTTCAGCGGTTGAGCGGGTGGCGGGTCAGCTTTATGGCCATGACACCGTTGATCTGGGCTATGGCATGGACCTTTCAGGTGCCGCCGGCCGCGCGTTCTTGAGGTCCGTCGTCGAGCTTCATGACGACATGATCAGCCAGCCACGTACCACTGCTCCCGCGTTTGTGCAGGGGCTGCTGGCGGACAGCATGGTGTCACGCCTGCTGATGGCCATGGAGTTGCCCGGTGATGAGACCCGGGACGCGGAATCTGAAAGCCGCCTGGTCCGGGAGTTCCGCGAGCTGTTGGACCGGCATGCTTTCGAAGAACTCACCGTGCCGGACATCGCCGAGTGCTTGGGTGTCTCGGTTCGAACGCTGCAAACGGCACTTCGGGCGGAAACTGGAGCGACGCCGTCGGAGTTGCTGCGGAGTATCCGGCTGGACCGTGCCCGGGAGATGCTCCTGGAGGCGAGCCCCCGCGAGCAGAGTGTCACGGCCATCGCGGAACTCTGCGGCTTCACGCACCAAGGGCGCTTCTCTGCGCTCTACGTAAAGGCCTTCGGAGAGCTACCCAGCGAGAGCCTGCGCCGATGA
- a CDS encoding NAD(P)/FAD-dependent oxidoreductase, with amino-acid sequence MDDSVDVAIIGSGINSLVAAAELALAGKRVCIIERSDRLGGFIHSAERTLPGFIHDSFSSWHPLFVSGGAYGALGKELHARGLEYSNTSGPVTASVAADPATGAHRVVIAERDPATTAAAFKEPGDQAAYLAMLDDLGRNAGTVFGAFGAELRSFGEVAKIALGALRRGRFQGTEAFVRDSVMSGRNYVRSRFDGWEADQLWSPWLLHAGLGPDQATGGVMLPVMAMSMHSFGLPLVTGGASRFVGAFESLLRDNGVRIMLGAEAEEIVVSSEVSGKDAVTGVRTSQGVVSAGTVLANVSPQALYTRLLRQPPAGTAQAAERYQNGRGAMQIHLAVDKPVEWLDPRLNTVPLVHISNGSDSTGIACAQAEAGLLPNEPTVVVGQQCVLDPSRAPEGKATLWLQLQEVPFTPVGDAAGQLDVAGGWTDELKHGYLERVLARLEQFAPGTRATVLASEVLAPTDLAAANPNAVNGDPYGGSAELFQNLLWRPFPAAAGHQTAVEGLWHIGASTHPGPGLSGGSGHLVAQKLTALPSPLSRLQAALKPSKR; translated from the coding sequence ATGGACGATTCAGTTGACGTAGCGATCATCGGTTCAGGCATCAACTCCCTGGTGGCGGCGGCAGAATTGGCCTTGGCCGGGAAGCGCGTGTGCATCATCGAGCGCTCTGACCGTCTTGGTGGCTTCATCCATTCCGCCGAGCGGACCCTTCCGGGCTTCATCCACGACTCCTTCTCCTCCTGGCACCCGTTGTTCGTGTCCGGCGGTGCCTACGGGGCGCTGGGCAAGGAGCTGCACGCCAGGGGCCTGGAGTATTCCAACACCTCCGGCCCGGTGACAGCGAGCGTTGCCGCGGACCCGGCCACCGGAGCCCACCGCGTGGTCATCGCGGAGCGGGACCCGGCCACCACAGCTGCTGCGTTCAAGGAACCCGGCGACCAAGCTGCGTATCTGGCAATGCTTGATGATCTGGGCCGCAACGCAGGAACGGTGTTCGGGGCTTTCGGAGCAGAGCTTCGGTCTTTTGGGGAAGTGGCAAAGATTGCTTTGGGGGCCTTACGACGCGGGCGCTTCCAAGGGACGGAAGCCTTCGTCCGCGATTCCGTGATGAGCGGACGAAACTATGTCCGCAGCCGTTTTGATGGCTGGGAAGCGGACCAGCTGTGGTCACCCTGGCTTCTGCACGCAGGGCTCGGCCCGGACCAAGCCACAGGCGGCGTCATGCTGCCAGTAATGGCCATGAGCATGCACAGCTTTGGGCTCCCCTTGGTTACGGGCGGTGCTTCGCGGTTTGTGGGTGCGTTCGAGTCGTTGCTGCGCGACAACGGGGTGCGGATCATGCTGGGCGCGGAGGCCGAGGAAATCGTGGTGTCGTCCGAGGTTTCCGGCAAAGATGCCGTCACCGGCGTCCGCACATCCCAAGGCGTGGTTTCAGCCGGCACGGTGCTCGCGAACGTTTCGCCCCAGGCCCTCTACACCCGGCTCCTCCGGCAACCACCCGCTGGTACGGCCCAGGCCGCCGAACGCTACCAGAACGGCCGCGGTGCCATGCAGATCCACCTTGCTGTGGACAAGCCTGTGGAATGGCTCGATCCCAGGCTCAACACCGTCCCTCTGGTTCATATCAGCAATGGCTCTGACAGCACCGGAATCGCCTGTGCCCAGGCTGAAGCGGGTCTGCTGCCCAACGAACCTACCGTGGTGGTGGGCCAACAGTGCGTCCTCGATCCGTCGCGGGCTCCGGAGGGCAAAGCCACGTTGTGGTTGCAGCTCCAGGAAGTCCCGTTCACGCCCGTAGGTGACGCAGCCGGCCAACTGGACGTTGCGGGCGGCTGGACTGACGAGCTGAAGCACGGCTATCTGGAACGGGTCCTGGCCCGGTTGGAGCAGTTCGCCCCGGGAACCAGGGCAACCGTCCTGGCCTCGGAGGTTTTGGCACCGACGGATCTGGCCGCAGCCAATCCCAATGCCGTCAACGGCGACCCCTACGGCGGCTCCGCGGAACTCTTCCAAAACCTGCTCTGGCGGCCCTTCCCCGCAGCGGCAGGACACCAAACCGCCGTCGAAGGTCTCTGGCACATCGGCGCGTCGACCCATCCCGGCCCCGGACTTTCCGGCGGTTCCGGACACTTGGTAGCCCAAAAGCTGACCGCACTACCCTCACCACTTTCCCGCCTTCAAGCAGCACTTAAACCAAGCAAGCGATAG
- a CDS encoding flavin reductase: MRKIAIVGAGESGAQLALGLQRDGFAVTLLSDRSAAQIRTGKIMSSQCMFSTALDAEAHMGTALTEFYESGSVPGITSIRLRVDADEPIEWEAPLDGPARSIDQRIKSALWIETFVAAGGDFRIEKVTPRMLEELAHDYELVIVSTGKGEIGQIFPRDKAKSPFDRPQRVLALNYVTSDGGASAGSSATGTDGGGDAIRMSMAPGVGEFFTFPGLTVSGPCRMMVFEGVVGGPMDRWTDVGTPEEQLERSLETLREHFPHEAENFADAELTDSGATLLGRITPTVRSAVGELGNGTLVFGLGDAVVLNDPLTGQGSNNATLAAKYYLDAIVRRGQQPFDRPWMERTFDEFWRGWGQWAVEWTNDLLKPRRDHQRTLLREAADHPALAASIVSGFDDPRTSYPWWFDSAAAADFMQAKKEEDTSVFDVRDFRSALGQYATGVTVVTTVAADGRKVGMTANSFTSVSMEPPLVLWCPSKRAPSLGDFEDATHFAINILASDQHVLSRQFATPATDKFVGAETTEGIAGIPLLNGAVATFQCRTVSRHDAGDHVIYVGEVESYKHDGGAPLVFHGGKYHATASHPDF; this comes from the coding sequence ATGCGAAAAATAGCAATCGTAGGGGCCGGCGAATCCGGCGCCCAGCTGGCATTGGGCCTGCAACGGGACGGCTTCGCGGTAACGCTCCTGTCCGACCGGTCCGCAGCCCAGATCCGCACCGGCAAGATCATGTCCAGCCAGTGCATGTTCTCAACCGCCCTCGACGCCGAAGCCCACATGGGAACGGCGCTCACCGAATTCTACGAATCCGGATCCGTCCCTGGCATCACCTCCATCCGGCTACGCGTGGATGCTGATGAACCCATCGAGTGGGAAGCACCCCTGGACGGTCCCGCCCGGTCCATTGACCAGCGCATCAAGAGTGCCCTCTGGATCGAGACGTTCGTTGCAGCCGGTGGCGACTTCCGCATTGAGAAGGTCACCCCGAGGATGCTCGAAGAACTCGCCCATGACTACGAACTGGTCATTGTCAGCACCGGCAAGGGCGAAATCGGCCAGATCTTCCCGCGGGACAAGGCAAAATCGCCCTTCGACCGGCCGCAAAGGGTTCTGGCGCTGAACTATGTCACGTCCGACGGCGGTGCTTCCGCCGGCTCGTCCGCCACAGGTACCGACGGCGGGGGCGACGCCATCCGCATGTCCATGGCACCCGGCGTCGGCGAATTCTTTACCTTCCCCGGCCTGACCGTCTCCGGCCCGTGCCGCATGATGGTGTTCGAGGGCGTGGTGGGCGGCCCTATGGACCGCTGGACCGACGTCGGGACCCCCGAAGAGCAGCTCGAGCGTTCGCTGGAAACCCTGCGCGAGCATTTCCCGCACGAGGCCGAAAACTTCGCCGACGCGGAGCTGACCGATAGCGGTGCCACGCTCCTGGGACGCATCACGCCCACGGTGAGGTCCGCCGTCGGGGAACTCGGCAACGGCACGTTGGTGTTCGGGCTGGGCGACGCCGTGGTCCTCAATGATCCCCTCACCGGGCAGGGATCCAACAACGCGACCCTGGCTGCGAAGTACTACCTTGACGCGATTGTTCGCCGCGGCCAGCAACCTTTTGACCGCCCATGGATGGAGCGGACGTTCGACGAATTCTGGCGCGGCTGGGGGCAATGGGCCGTGGAATGGACCAACGATCTCCTGAAGCCGCGGCGTGATCACCAGAGGACGCTCCTCCGTGAAGCCGCTGACCATCCGGCCCTGGCAGCAAGCATCGTGAGCGGTTTTGATGACCCCCGGACGTCGTACCCTTGGTGGTTCGACTCCGCAGCTGCCGCGGACTTCATGCAGGCCAAGAAAGAAGAGGACACGTCGGTGTTTGATGTCCGTGATTTCCGCAGCGCCCTGGGTCAGTACGCCACGGGCGTCACCGTGGTGACCACTGTGGCGGCGGACGGCCGAAAAGTGGGCATGACCGCCAATTCCTTCACCTCAGTGTCCATGGAGCCGCCGCTGGTGCTCTGGTGCCCCAGCAAACGGGCGCCCAGCCTGGGTGATTTCGAGGACGCAACGCACTTTGCCATCAACATCCTGGCCAGTGACCAGCACGTCCTGTCCCGGCAGTTCGCAACACCTGCCACGGACAAGTTCGTGGGCGCGGAAACCACTGAAGGAATTGCCGGCATTCCGCTGCTGAACGGCGCTGTGGCAACCTTCCAGTGCCGCACCGTTTCGCGACATGACGCCGGGGACCACGTCATCTACGTGGGTGAAGTGGAAAGCTACAAGCACGACGGCGGTGCTCCCCTGGTGTTCCACGGCGGCAAGTACCACGCCACGGCCAGCCATCCGGATTTCTAG
- a CDS encoding FadR/GntR family transcriptional regulator produces MARKSLVGVVADELLDRIIAGEFPPGTVVPGELELSAKHEVSRMTVREAMKTLEAQRILSVERGRGTFVNPLNQWASLEAVLRAASEGTKDAAAAIHLIELRRMLETGACELAAERISDDELAALRDHVEKMQTSHEVNDLAGFVEADLAFHDVILHASGNVFVAVLFEPLHRVLEARRAETSAFPEIQEHAIGHHRKIAAALESRNPNEARLAMDAHMQQTLDDLKTYVLEA; encoded by the coding sequence ATGGCACGCAAGTCATTGGTGGGCGTCGTGGCCGATGAGCTGCTGGACAGGATCATCGCGGGCGAATTTCCGCCCGGAACAGTGGTACCGGGCGAGCTGGAGCTCAGCGCCAAACACGAAGTAAGCCGCATGACAGTGCGCGAGGCCATGAAAACCCTTGAGGCCCAGAGAATCCTCAGCGTTGAACGCGGCCGCGGAACGTTTGTTAACCCCCTCAACCAGTGGGCCTCCTTGGAAGCCGTGTTGCGTGCGGCGTCTGAAGGAACCAAGGACGCGGCGGCTGCGATCCATTTGATTGAACTCCGCCGCATGCTCGAAACCGGCGCCTGCGAACTCGCCGCCGAGCGCATCTCCGATGATGAGCTCGCCGCACTCAGGGACCACGTGGAAAAGATGCAGACCTCCCACGAAGTCAACGATCTCGCCGGGTTTGTCGAAGCCGACCTCGCCTTTCACGACGTGATCCTGCACGCTTCAGGCAACGTGTTTGTGGCAGTGCTTTTCGAACCCCTGCACAGGGTCCTGGAAGCCCGGCGCGCCGAGACTTCAGCCTTCCCGGAGATCCAGGAACACGCGATCGGGCACCACCGGAAGATCGCCGCGGCTTTGGAATCGCGCAATCCCAACGAGGCCCGTCTCGCGATGGACGCGCACATGCAGCAGACGCTGGACGATCTGAAGACGTACGTTCTGGAGGCGTAG